The genomic DNA GGGTGGGGGAAATGCTGGTGGCCCGGCTGGGCCTTGCATGGATAAACGGCGGTCACAGAGGCGCACAGGATGCGCCGGTCCGCGCCATGGCGCTGACCGGTGGGGCCGTGGCCGCGCTGTCGGTCCTGCTGGGCCTTGGCGTGCTGGGTGTCTGGTCCTTTGCCGGCTACTGGGGCTTTCCCGACGCGCTGCCCGACGCCTTTACGCTCAAGACCTGGATGCGGCAGGGCGACGGCGTGCTGGCGGCTTTGAGAGAGACCGCTCTGATCGCGGGTGTCGTGACCTTTGCAGCACTGATCCTGACGGTAGGATGCCTTGAGGCAGAGTATCGCCACCGCCGCACCCTGACGCAACGCGGCCTCTGGCTGCTGTATTTGCCGCTGCTGATCCCGCAGACGGCGTTTTTGCCGGGCTTGCAGGGGCTGCTGCTGACCCTTGGCGCCGATGTCGGACGGGCGCCGGTGATGCTGGCGCATCTGGTCTTTGTCCTGCCTTATGTCTTTCTGTCGCTGGCCGATCCGTTCCGGGCGTGGGACATGCGCAACGGCACGGTCGCAGCGGCCTTGGGCGCCTCGCCTGACGGCATCCTGTGGCGGGTGCGTCTGCCGATGCTGCTGCGGCCCGTGCTGACGGCGGTGGCGGTGGGCCTGTCGGTCAGCGTCGGGCAATACCTGCCGACCCTGCTGATCGGCGGCGGGCGGGTCGCGACACTGACGACCGAGGCGGTGGCGCTGTCGTCCGGCGGCGATCGCCGGGCCATCGCCGTGTTCGGCCTGATGCAGACGGGGGCGGCGCTGGTCCCCTTTGCGCTGGCACTGCTGGTCCCCGCCCTCGTCTGGCGCAATCGGAAAGGATTACAGCATGGATAAGGGCCTGACGCTGGACCGCGTGGCGATCTTCAAGGATGGCACACCGCTCGTCGCCCTCGACCGGCATATCGCACCGGGAGAGGTCGTGTCCGTCATGGGCCCCTCCGGCATCGGCAAGTCGACGTTGCTGTCGGTCGTGACGGGCACCTTGCCGCCTGCGTTCACCTTCACCGGGCGGGTTTTGCTGGA from Loktanella sp. M215 includes the following:
- a CDS encoding ABC transporter permease, encoding MRNRLLPVVPALTLLAMLGPVLAGLYGTVLPAFGHLPAAGLTGPNLDAFRALLAWPGLSRSVMLSLTTGLGTTVIALTLVMLLVAGWSGTRAFRVLERLLSPLLSVPHAAAAFGLAFLIAPSGWIARLLSPGVTGWTNPPDWLIVQDPWGLTMIGGMVVKEMPFLLLMTLAALGQTDAARARQIAAALGYGRTTGWLKAVFPRVYAQIRLPVYVVLAYGMSVVDVALILGPNTPPPLSVQIVKWMGQPDFTARLLASSAALLQLALVMGALLAWRVGEMLVARLGLAWINGGHRGAQDAPVRAMALTGGAVAALSVLLGLGVLGVWSFAGYWGFPDALPDAFTLKTWMRQGDGVLAALRETALIAGVVTFAALILTVGCLEAEYRHRRTLTQRGLWLLYLPLLIPQTAFLPGLQGLLLTLGADVGRAPVMLAHLVFVLPYVFLSLADPFRAWDMRNGTVAAALGASPDGILWRVRLPMLLRPVLTAVAVGLSVSVGQYLPTLLIGGGRVATLTTEAVALSSGGDRRAIAVFGLMQTGAALVPFALALLVPALVWRNRKGLQHG